The proteins below are encoded in one region of Anaerolineae bacterium:
- a CDS encoding 3-deoxy-7-phosphoheptulonate synthase (catalyzes the formation of 3-deoxy-D-arabino-hept-2-ulosonate 7-phosphate from phosphoenolpyruvate and D-erythrose 4-phosphate) produces the protein PEGTVIQVRGVEIGGDRLTIMAGPCTVESEEQLMETAHFVKRMGAHILRGGAYKPSTSPYSFQGMGEEGLKLLAAAREATGLPIITE, from the coding sequence CCCCGAAGGCACGGTTATCCAGGTGCGAGGAGTGGAAATCGGCGGAGACCGTCTGACGATTATGGCGGGACCCTGTACCGTCGAGTCAGAGGAGCAGCTGATGGAGACCGCCCACTTCGTGAAGCGGATGGGGGCGCACATCCTGCGTGGTGGGGCGTACAAGCCGAGCACCTCGCCCTACTCTTTCCAGGGGATGGGCGAAGAGGGGCTGAAGCTGCTCGCCGCTGCACGCGAGGCGACGGGGCTGCCCATCATCACCGAG